In Actinoplanes sp. NBC_00393, a single genomic region encodes these proteins:
- a CDS encoding putative bifunctional diguanylate cyclase/phosphodiesterase, whose translation MAGRSRSVRRSAQYAWLITSPLGLFALICAVAFGIAYPQWYHDWFSGLLILVLYVVASLAVFNIVIRRSSFDVAVTEVPLVLGLFYLSPLMMLLVITVGILLVQGSSSFTPVKMWFNVAKAAAGIAAALLVIEAFPPVRGAGPGTWGILFTAAAVTLLVQLAGVAGVVALTQGARAGQDVLKAGMPGLVISGINLAVGLLFLIALEATKWSALLLAVLVVALILVLRSFAGFFRQHRTLADVYELTQAIRKESSDSGLPDVLLGRVRALMRSEYATIWLAPQGRYPEVLLTAQVDNKGLLDVSPVPAEVRDLAMREQRPVAVGPQNNEAEYLRESLRAAHVKDAVVIPLRSGQTTIGTLETVNRIGEGRAFRGSDVQVLETIAAHVAVAVENSRLVDRLRHDAYHDRLTGMPNRRRIVDALAESTTVRAEGEVVAVMLFDVDGQRNVNESMGHAAGDKLLAEVAARLRGIAGSGALVGRIGGDEFVVTLRAESIEATIDIATRMRERLRGPMAVGSLTLDVDTAVGVSVYPDHGTDPETLLQRAELAANAAKVLPYGVQPFHPALESRAVRRLGIAADLRRALDNGQLEVYFQPKVTLADRHVLGVECLARWVHPAHGEVAPEDFVAVAEHTGQLARLTEVVLTAGLRRCREWADADRPLSVAVNLSARTLLDSRFPDLVEELLTEHRVGPGQLTFEISEPGMLSDIERVLPTLYRLRDLGVRLSVDDFGTGASSLAYLRQWPVHEVKIDDSFVQGMATDSGDLAIVRAVIGLSREFGLTVVAEGVESELTLDLLEEMGCEIGQGYLFSRPLPYERLEAWLSAQTEPESTPTGEVRRLRAVI comes from the coding sequence ATGGCCGGTCGTTCGCGATCAGTGCGGCGGTCCGCGCAGTATGCCTGGCTGATCACCAGCCCGTTGGGCTTATTTGCCCTGATTTGTGCCGTCGCGTTCGGTATCGCGTACCCCCAGTGGTACCACGACTGGTTCAGCGGACTGCTGATCCTGGTTCTCTATGTGGTGGCCTCCCTCGCCGTCTTCAACATCGTCATCCGGCGAAGTTCGTTCGACGTGGCGGTGACCGAGGTTCCACTGGTCCTGGGTCTCTTCTACCTGTCACCGTTGATGATGTTGCTCGTCATCACGGTCGGCATCCTCCTGGTGCAGGGGTCGTCGTCTTTCACCCCGGTGAAGATGTGGTTCAACGTCGCCAAGGCGGCGGCCGGCATCGCGGCGGCGCTCCTCGTGATCGAGGCCTTCCCGCCGGTCCGCGGTGCCGGTCCCGGCACCTGGGGGATTCTCTTCACGGCAGCAGCCGTGACACTGCTCGTGCAGTTGGCCGGGGTCGCCGGTGTGGTGGCTCTCACGCAGGGTGCCCGCGCCGGTCAGGATGTCCTGAAAGCCGGGATGCCCGGGCTGGTCATCTCCGGCATCAACCTGGCTGTCGGGCTTCTCTTCCTGATCGCGCTCGAGGCGACGAAGTGGTCCGCGCTTCTGCTGGCGGTCCTGGTCGTCGCCCTGATCCTGGTGCTGCGTTCCTTCGCCGGGTTCTTCCGGCAACATCGCACGCTCGCCGATGTGTACGAGCTGACCCAGGCGATCCGGAAGGAGAGCTCGGACAGCGGTCTGCCGGATGTGCTTCTCGGCCGGGTGCGAGCGTTGATGCGTTCGGAATACGCGACCATCTGGCTCGCGCCGCAAGGCCGGTATCCCGAGGTGCTACTCACTGCTCAGGTGGACAACAAGGGCCTGCTGGACGTGTCGCCCGTGCCGGCTGAGGTTCGCGACCTCGCGATGCGCGAGCAGCGGCCGGTTGCCGTCGGACCGCAGAACAATGAGGCTGAGTACCTGCGGGAATCGCTGCGGGCGGCGCATGTGAAAGACGCCGTCGTCATCCCGCTGCGTTCGGGACAGACGACGATCGGCACACTCGAAACGGTCAACCGGATCGGTGAGGGCCGCGCGTTCCGAGGCAGTGACGTGCAGGTGCTGGAGACGATCGCGGCGCACGTGGCGGTGGCGGTGGAGAACTCCCGCCTTGTCGACCGGCTGCGCCACGACGCTTACCACGACCGTCTGACCGGTATGCCGAACAGGCGCCGGATCGTCGACGCGCTCGCGGAGTCGACGACCGTCCGGGCCGAGGGCGAAGTAGTCGCGGTGATGCTCTTCGACGTCGACGGGCAGCGCAACGTCAACGAGTCGATGGGCCACGCGGCCGGCGACAAGCTGCTCGCCGAGGTGGCCGCCCGGCTGCGCGGGATCGCGGGTTCCGGCGCTCTGGTCGGGCGGATCGGTGGGGACGAGTTCGTCGTCACCCTGCGGGCCGAGAGCATCGAGGCCACCATCGACATCGCCACCCGGATGCGCGAGCGCCTGCGCGGCCCGATGGCTGTCGGCTCCCTCACCCTGGATGTGGACACCGCGGTCGGCGTGTCGGTCTACCCCGACCACGGCACCGACCCGGAGACGCTGCTCCAGCGGGCCGAGCTGGCCGCCAACGCCGCCAAGGTGCTGCCGTACGGTGTGCAGCCCTTCCACCCGGCCCTGGAGTCCCGCGCCGTCCGCCGTCTCGGGATCGCCGCCGACCTGCGGCGCGCTCTGGACAACGGGCAGCTCGAGGTCTACTTCCAGCCCAAGGTGACGCTCGCCGACCGGCACGTCCTCGGCGTCGAGTGCCTGGCCCGCTGGGTGCACCCGGCGCACGGCGAGGTCGCGCCGGAGGACTTCGTGGCGGTCGCCGAGCACACCGGTCAACTGGCACGGCTCACCGAGGTGGTGCTCACCGCCGGCCTGCGCCGGTGCCGCGAGTGGGCGGACGCGGACCGGCCGCTTTCGGTCGCGGTCAACCTGTCCGCTCGTACGCTGCTTGATTCTCGTTTCCCTGATCTGGTCGAGGAGCTGCTGACCGAGCATCGGGTCGGTCCCGGCCAGTTGACCTTCGAGATCTCCGAGCCGGGCATGCTCAGCGACATCGAGCGGGTTCTGCCCACCCTTTACCGGCTGCGTGACCTGGGCGTCCGGCTCAGCGTCGACGATTTCGGGACGGGCGCCTCGTCGCTGGCGTACCTGCGGCAGTGGCCGGTGCACGAGGTGAAGATCGACGACAGCTTCGTGCAGGGGATGGCGACCGACTCGGGTGACCTGGCGATTGTCCGGGCCGTGATCGGTCTCTCCCGCGAGTTCGGTCTCACCGTGGTGGCCGAGGGCGTGGAGAGCGAGCTCACCCTGGATCTGCTCGAGGAGATGGGCTGCGAGATCGGCCAGGGTTACCTGTTCAGCCGCCCCTTGCCGTACGAACGGTTGGAGGCCTGGTTGAGCGCCCAGACCGAGCCGGAATCGACTCCCACGGGTGAGGTCCGAAGGCTCCGCGCAGTGATCTGA